The proteins below are encoded in one region of Erinaceus europaeus chromosome 15, mEriEur2.1, whole genome shotgun sequence:
- the SERPINB10 gene encoding serpin B10 isoform X2, which produces MRKVLQFNRDQQDPKFYPKSEKQRKMEPNSVKVEEIHLDFQSLISEINNPNKTYILKTANGVYGEKTYPFHNKYLDDMKTYFSAQPQSVNFVEDSDRVRKDINSWVESQTEGKIPNLLPDDAVDSATRMVLVNALYFKGIWEHQFSAQDTTEKPFRINKTTSKPVQMMSMKKNLQVFHIETPKATGLQLYYESGDLSLLVLLPEDDYGLGQLEKVVTYEKLSEWTCEDMMETYDVHLFLPKFKLEESYDLKSILSSMGMSDAFNPSKADFSGMSSERNLFLSNVFHKSFVEINEQGTEAAAGSASEVGFRIKVPSMEFKADHPFLFFIRHNKTKSILFYGRFCSP; this is translated from the exons AACTCAGTCAAGGTTGAAGAAATACACTTGGACTTCCAGAGCCTTATTTCAGAAATCAACAATCCCAACAAAACCTACATACTGAAAACAGCCAACGGGGTGTATGGAGAGAAAACATACCCATTTCACAAT AAATATTTAGACGACATGAAGACATACTTTAGTGCACAACCACAATCTGTTAACTTTGTGGAAGATTCTGACCGAGTCCGGAAGGATATCAACTCTTGGGTTGAAAGTCAGACTGAGG gtaaaatccctaatctcttaCCTGATGATGCTGTGGACTCGGCAACCAGAATGGTTTTGGTGAATGCTCTTTACTTCAAAGGCATCTGGGAACATCAGTTCTCAGCCCAGGACACCACAGAAAAGCCTTTCAGAATCAACAAG ACCACAAGCAAACCAGTGCAAATGATGTCAATGAAAAAAAACCTTCAAGTTTTTCACATAGAAACACCCAAAGCCACAGGTCTTCAGCTCTACTATGAGAGCGGTGACCTCAGTCTGCTTGTATTGCTGCCAGAAGATGACTATGGGCTGGGTCag CTGGAGAAAGTTGTCACCTATGAAAAACTGAGTGAATGGACCTGTGAGGACATGATGGAGACATATGATGTACATCTGTTTCTTCCCAAATTCAAGCTGGAAGAGTCTTATGATCTCAAGTCAATCCTTAGCAGTATGGGAATGAGTGATGCCTTTAATCCAAGCAAAGCAGATTTCTCAGGAATGTCTTCTGAGAGAAACCTATTTCTGTCCAATGTTTTCCACAAGTCATTTGTGGAAATCAATGAACAAGGCACAGAGGCCGCAGCTGGCAGTGCCAGTGAGGTGGGTTTTCGAATAAAAGTCCCCTCCATGGAATTCAAGGCAGACCACCCATTCCTTTTCTTCATCAGACACAACAAAACCAAGAGTATCCTCTTTTATGGGAGATTCTGCTCCCCCTAA